Proteins co-encoded in one Juglans regia cultivar Chandler chromosome 16, Walnut 2.0, whole genome shotgun sequence genomic window:
- the LOC118344855 gene encoding putative cytochrome c biosynthesis ccmC-like mitochondrial protein, whose product MSVSLLQPYFLMSKTRSYAQIIIGSRLFLTAMAIHLSLRVAPLDLQQGGNSRIPYVHVPAARMSILVYIATAINTFFFLLTKHPLFLRSSGISTEMGAFFTLFTLVTGGFRGRPMWGTFWVWDARLTSVLISFLIYLGALRFQKLPVEPASISIRAGPIDIPIIKSSVNWWNTSHQPGSISRSGTSIHVPMLIPILSNFANFPFSTRIFFVLETRLPIPSFLESPLTEEIEAREGILTPSSLAESFCIYGFMVKAPKREIGRFDSCWMHAVQAESFPDYDEKAEGKEVGVLNSRNYFDFDGLTDHEASTSKANVDNKGKGKALDPGFFICGGPHTELNNVRRERNSMP is encoded by the coding sequence ATGTCCGTTTCGTTATTACAACCGTATTTTTTGATGTCAAAGACCAGAAGCTACGCGCAAATTATTATTGGATCTCGGTTGTTCTTAACAGCGATGGCTATTCATTTAAGTCTTCGGGTAGCACCACTAGATCTTCAACAAGGTGGAAATTCTCGTATTCCGTATGTACATGTTCCTGCGGCTCGGATGAGTATTCTTGTTTATATCGCTACGGCTATAAACACTTTCTTCTTCCTATTAACAAAACATCCCCTTTTTCTTCGCTCTTCCGGAATCAGTACAGAAATGGGTGCTTTTTTTACGTTGTTTACCTTAGTTACTGGGGGGTTTCGGGGAAGACCTATGTGGGGCACCTTTTGGGTGTGGGATGCTCGTTTAACCTCTGTATTAATCTCGTTTCTTATTTACCTGGGTGCACTGCGTTTTCAAAAGCTTCCTGTCGAACCGGCTTCTATTTCAATCCGTGCTGGACCGATCGATATACCAATAATCAAGTCTTCAGTCAACTGGTGGAATACATCGCATCAACCTGGGAGCATTAGCCGATCTGGTACATCAATACATGTTCCTATGCTCATTCCAATCTTGTCTAACTTTGCTAACTTCCCCTTCTCAACCCGTATCTTCTTTGTTCTGGAAACACGTCTTCCTATTCCATCTTTTCTCGAATCTCCTTTAACGGAAGAAATAGAAGCTCGAGAAGGAATACTAACCCCTAGTTCACTCGCTGAGTCTTTTTGCATCTATGGCTTTATGGTTAAAGCGCCCAAGAGGGAAATTGGTAGGTTCGATTCCTGCTGGATGCACGCTGTTCAGGCGGAATCTTTCCCGGATTATGATGAGAAAGCAGAAGGGAAGGAGGTTGGAGTTCTGAATAGTAGGAATTACTTTGACTTTGATGGTCTTACCGATCATGAAGCATCAACATCCAAAGCAAATGTTGACAACAAGGGCAAAGGCAAAGCGCTGGATCCCGGGTTTTTCATTTGCGGCGGTCCCCACACAGAGCTAAACAATGTCCGAAGAGAGAGAAACTCAATGCCTTGA
- the LOC118344856 gene encoding ATP synthase protein MI25-like, whose product MRLSSTNIQARKMLFAAIPSICALSSKKISIYNEEMIVARCFIGFIIFSRKSLGKTFKVTLDGRIQAIQEESQQFPNPNEVVPPESNEQQRLLRISLRICGTVVESLPMARCAPKCEKTVQALLCRNLNVKSATLPNATSSRRIRLQDDLVTGFHFSVSERFVPGCTLKASIVELIREGLVVLRMVRVGGYLKNKEDE is encoded by the coding sequence ATGAGATTGAGTTCCACGAATATACAGGCTAGAAAGATGCTATTTGCTGCTATTCCATCTATTTGTGCATTAAGTTCGAAGAAGATCTCAATCTATAATGAAGAAATGATAGTAGCTCGTTGTTTTATAGGCTTTATCATATTCAGTCGGAAGAGTTTAGGTAAGACTTTCAAAGTGACTCTCGACGGGAGAATCCAGGCTATTCAGGAAGAATCGCAGCAATTCCCCAATCCTAACGAAGTAGTTCCTCCGGAATCCAATGAACAACAACGATTACTTAGGATCAGTTTGCGAATTTGTGGCACCGTAGTAGAATCATTACCAATGGCACGCTGTGCGCCTAAGTGCGAAAAGACAGTGCAAGCTTTGTTATGCCGAAACCTAAATGTTAAGTCAGCAACACTTCCAAATGCCACTTCTTCCCGTCGCATCCGTCTTCAGGACGATCTAGTCACAGGTTTTCACTTCTCAGTGAGTGAAAGATTTGTCCCCGGGTGTACGTTGAAAGCTTCTATAGTAGAACTCATTCGAGAGGGCTTGGTGGTCTTAAGAATGGTTCGGGTGGGGGGTTATCTTAAGAATAAAGAAGACGAATAG